Proteins from a genomic interval of Clostridium sp. M62/1:
- a CDS encoding MATE family efflux transporter, which translates to MKSTEAFTEGRILSSLLRFAVPVLFSLFLQALYGGVDLLVVGQFASTSDVSGVATGSMLLQTVTMIITGLSMGITILVGEKTGMKKLQEAGQAVGTGICLFAVFALVLTAVMTGAAGLLARLMHAPQEAYSHTLSYIRICGAGSVFIVSYNVLGAVFRGIGDSKTPLMTVAIACVINIAGDLLLVAVFHMGAAGAALATVAAQAASVVISLFVIRKKGLPFPFSRSFIRFRKHLILKELKLGTPVALQELLVGFSFLVIQTVVNSFGVTDSAAIGVGEKVCVFIMLVPSACMQSMSAFTAQNMGAGKPERAKRALGCGISVSFAAGLIMAWLTFFHGDLLASVFSKDEAVIAASHSYLMAYAIDCMLTPFLFCFTGYYNGCERTLFVMIQGLIGAFLVRIPLVLLTSRTAGVTLFQIGLATPSSTVVQICLCLAMFLWLNRQGKGRPALHPDV; encoded by the coding sequence ATGAAATCAACAGAAGCTTTCACAGAGGGACGCATTCTAAGTTCCCTGCTGCGCTTTGCAGTTCCCGTACTCTTCAGCCTGTTTCTGCAGGCGCTCTACGGCGGAGTTGACCTTCTGGTGGTGGGGCAGTTTGCCTCTACTTCTGATGTATCGGGAGTAGCCACGGGAAGCATGCTGCTTCAGACCGTCACGATGATCATTACGGGACTCTCCATGGGAATTACCATATTAGTCGGCGAGAAGACGGGAATGAAAAAGCTCCAGGAGGCCGGGCAGGCTGTAGGAACCGGCATCTGCCTGTTTGCTGTCTTTGCCCTGGTGCTCACTGCCGTCATGACCGGCGCGGCCGGACTTCTCGCCCGACTGATGCACGCTCCCCAGGAGGCCTATTCCCATACCTTATCCTATATCCGAATCTGCGGAGCCGGCTCTGTCTTCATCGTGTCCTACAATGTGCTGGGCGCTGTGTTCCGCGGAATCGGCGATTCCAAAACCCCTCTGATGACGGTTGCCATCGCATGTGTCATCAACATTGCCGGAGATCTGCTGTTGGTAGCCGTGTTCCACATGGGCGCGGCGGGAGCTGCCCTGGCCACTGTGGCCGCCCAGGCTGCAAGTGTTGTCATTTCCCTCTTTGTGATCCGTAAAAAAGGACTGCCTTTTCCCTTTTCACGAAGTTTCATCCGCTTCAGGAAGCATCTCATCCTGAAAGAGTTAAAGCTTGGAACACCTGTGGCCCTTCAGGAGCTTCTGGTCGGCTTTTCCTTTCTGGTAATCCAGACTGTAGTAAATTCTTTCGGGGTAACAGACTCCGCCGCCATCGGAGTCGGTGAAAAGGTATGCGTGTTTATTATGCTCGTCCCCTCCGCCTGTATGCAGTCCATGTCAGCCTTTACTGCGCAGAATATGGGAGCCGGGAAGCCAGAACGGGCAAAGCGGGCTCTCGGCTGCGGGATTTCAGTTTCCTTTGCGGCGGGGCTCATTATGGCCTGGCTGACCTTTTTCCACGGCGATCTGCTGGCTTCCGTTTTTTCAAAAGACGAAGCCGTTATCGCCGCTTCCCACAGCTATCTCATGGCCTACGCCATCGACTGCATGCTCACTCCGTTCCTGTTCTGCTTCACCGGCTATTACAACGGCTGTGAGAGAACTCTGTTCGTCATGATTCAGGGCCTCATCGGGGCCTTCCTTGTGAGGATTCCCCTTGTCCTCCTGACAAGCCGGACAGCGGGAGTCACCCTGTTTCAGATCGGCCTTGCGACACCTTCCTCCACCGTTGTCCAGATCTGCCTGTGTCTGGCCATGTTTCTCTGGCTCAACCGGCAGGGAAAAGGCCGTCCTGCTCTGCACCCAGACGTTTAA
- a CDS encoding linear amide C-N hydrolase: protein MTPFDYTVYTSVMCAESLRFYWLTYGNSRVRYVDLGELLKKNRAVQFELSFEQEFKRLGAEQDGLFPAG, encoded by the coding sequence GTGACGCCTTTTGACTACACCGTGTACACTTCTGTCATGTGTGCGGAGTCCCTGCGTTTTTACTGGCTCACCTACGGAAACAGCCGTGTCCGGTATGTGGATCTGGGAGAGCTTCTGAAGAAAAACAGAGCTGTCCAGTTTGAGCTCTCCTTCGAACAGGAATTTAAACGTCTGGGTGCAGAGCAGGACGGCCTTTTCCCTGCCGGTTGA
- a CDS encoding DUF6017 domain-containing protein, with protein MAVFRVERNKGYTVMSNHHLRNKELSLKAKGLLSQMLSLPEDWDYTLKGLSLINREKIDAIREAIKELERAGYIVRSRERDEKGRLRGADYVIFEQPQPPTPDLPTLENPTLDNPTQEKPTLEKPTLENPTQLNKDIQRTDLPKKEKSNTDLSSTHSIPILSPNPSPCREAATPPERKGTEAAAQSAVDIYREIIKDNIDYHILKQDMKFDGDRLDEIVDLMLETVCTARKRVRIAGDDYPAELVKSKFMKLDGEHIRFVLDCMRENTTKIRNIKQYLKAALFNAPSTIGNYYTSLVAHDMASGALSPKKPQYGDPDYYSFKPGESL; from the coding sequence ATGGCAGTTTTCAGAGTGGAACGGAACAAGGGCTACACCGTAATGAGCAACCACCACCTACGCAACAAGGAGCTTTCCTTAAAGGCAAAAGGGCTGTTGTCGCAAATGCTGTCACTCCCCGAAGATTGGGACTACACCTTGAAAGGCTTATCCCTTATCAACCGGGAGAAGATAGACGCTATCCGCGAAGCCATTAAGGAGCTTGAACGCGCCGGGTATATCGTTCGGTCAAGGGAGCGCGACGAGAAAGGACGCTTGCGGGGCGCGGACTATGTGATATTCGAGCAGCCGCAGCCGCCTACGCCGGATTTACCTACATTGGAAAATCCAACATTGGATAATCCAACGCAGGAAAAACCAACATTGGAAAAACCTACGTTGGAAAATCCAACGCAATTAAATAAAGATATACAAAGAACTGACTTACCAAAAAAAGAAAAATCAAATACAGATTTATCAAGTACCCATTCCATTCCTATCCTTTCCCCTAACCCCTCTCCTTGCAGAGAAGCGGCTACGCCGCCGGAACGGAAAGGAACGGAAGCGGCAGCACAGAGCGCAGTTGATATATACCGGGAAATCATCAAGGACAATATCGACTACCACATTCTCAAACAGGACATGAAGTTTGACGGGGACAGGCTGGACGAGATTGTAGACCTCATGCTTGAAACCGTATGCACCGCCAGAAAGCGGGTACGGATTGCGGGGGACGACTACCCGGCAGAGCTTGTGAAATCTAAGTTTATGAAACTGGACGGCGAGCATATCCGCTTTGTGCTTGACTGTATGCGGGAGAACACAACGAAAATCCGCAACATCAAGCAATATCTGAAAGCAGCCCTTTTCAACGCCCCGTCCACTATCGGCAATTATTACACTTCCCTTGTCGCCCATGACATGGCAAGCGGCGCACTGTCACCGAAGAAGCCGCAGTACGGCGACCCGGACTATTATTCATTCAAACCGGGCGAAAGCCTGTAA
- a CDS encoding DUF5348 domain-containing protein, with translation MAQKMTGALVFDERTDRYDIRFDLNSYYGGLHCGECFDVFVRGKWKPTRIEYGDNWYLVGIRAEDLNGLRVRI, from the coding sequence ATGGCACAGAAAATGACAGGAGCATTGGTATTTGACGAGCGCACCGACCGTTACGACATTCGCTTTGACTTAAACAGCTACTACGGGGGCTTGCATTGCGGTGAGTGCTTTGACGTATTCGTGCGGGGCAAGTGGAAGCCGACCCGGATTGAGTACGGCGACAACTGGTATCTTGTGGGTATCAGAGCCGAGGACTTGAACGGGCTGCGGGTGCGTATCTGA
- a CDS encoding PcfB family protein, giving the protein MQDEVNEKTIALYIKTGKLTAQTLQKAMKAILSKGKKQLAKPPQGKQSLKQLMKQNAGVSNIEITEGNIKAFESTAKKYGIDFALKKDATESPPRYLVFFKGRDADVLTAAFKEFSAKKLTQEKKPSIRKLLSTLKEAAQGKNAERAKVKNKDREVSL; this is encoded by the coding sequence TTGCAGGACGAAGTAAACGAAAAGACCATAGCCCTTTACATCAAGACCGGGAAGCTGACCGCCCAGACGCTCCAAAAGGCAATGAAAGCCATACTGTCAAAGGGCAAAAAGCAGCTTGCAAAACCGCCACAGGGAAAGCAGAGCTTAAAGCAGCTTATGAAGCAGAACGCGGGCGTTTCCAACATTGAGATTACCGAGGGCAATATCAAAGCCTTTGAGAGTACGGCGAAAAAGTACGGTATCGACTTTGCGCTGAAAAAGGACGCAACGGAAAGCCCGCCCCGCTATCTGGTTTTTTTCAAGGGGCGGGACGCGGACGTGCTGACCGCAGCCTTTAAGGAGTTTTCCGCAAAGAAGCTGACACAGGAGAAAAAGCCCTCTATCCGAAAGCTGCTCTCTACGCTCAAAGAAGCCGCACAGGGCAAGAACGCGGAACGGGCAAAGGTCAAGAACAAGGACAGGGAGGTATCGCTATGA